One Thermicanus aegyptius DSM 12793 DNA segment encodes these proteins:
- a CDS encoding peptide ABC transporter substrate-binding protein, whose translation MKRLFSILVGISLIFSFLLAGCSSNPASQGDNTGNQAGGGKYIRYNSTREPTSLDPSRGYDQPSYDVVNNFLEGLTRLDKDENPAPAVAKEWKVSPDGKTYTFYLREEAKWSNGDPVTADDFVYAWKHMLDPETASDAAFLAYPIVGAEEYNSGKGSADDVGIKALDAKTLEVRLKHPVPWLIGLVANPAFYPIHKATAEKNPNWYTEAATILSNGPFKITEWKHDSEIRLEKNEYYWDKENVKLDGVIFKMISDTNTEYQLYQSGELDSSSLPSDMSDQLFAEGKVKVNDSAGIEFYRLNTTVPPFNNLNIRKAFNYAIDRQKIVDLVQKRKQKPAVGFVSYGFKDPAGGEFRDVGGALVKYDPVEAKKLLEQGMAELGLKTFPEVTITYNTSDVNQKNAEAIQEMLKENLGVEVKLAGMDRKVLTENQKNLNYQISRSSWLPDFADPVNTLEIMVSDNSSNRTGWKNERFDKLIKDSYLEPDNAKRFAMLHEAEKILMEELPIIPLYFYNNVYLEKENVTGVLRPVFGYIDFKYADLK comes from the coding sequence ATGAAGAGGCTTTTTTCGATCTTAGTCGGCATTTCTCTGATTTTCTCTTTTTTACTGGCCGGCTGTTCGTCCAATCCCGCATCGCAGGGGGACAATACGGGGAATCAAGCGGGCGGGGGGAAGTATATCCGCTATAACAGCACGAGGGAGCCCACCTCCTTAGACCCCTCCCGCGGGTATGATCAACCCTCTTATGATGTGGTGAACAACTTTTTGGAAGGCTTGACCCGTCTGGATAAGGACGAAAACCCGGCTCCGGCCGTGGCGAAAGAATGGAAAGTGTCGCCAGATGGGAAGACCTATACCTTTTATCTCCGGGAAGAGGCGAAATGGTCGAACGGCGATCCTGTCACCGCCGATGATTTCGTCTATGCGTGGAAACATATGCTGGATCCTGAGACCGCCTCCGATGCCGCTTTCCTCGCCTATCCCATCGTAGGGGCGGAGGAGTATAATTCAGGGAAAGGATCGGCGGACGATGTCGGTATTAAGGCTTTGGATGCCAAGACGCTGGAGGTTCGGTTAAAGCATCCGGTTCCCTGGCTCATCGGACTGGTTGCCAATCCGGCCTTTTATCCCATTCATAAAGCGACGGCCGAGAAAAACCCCAATTGGTATACGGAAGCCGCTACGATCCTCAGCAACGGTCCTTTTAAAATTACCGAATGGAAACATGACAGTGAAATTAGATTGGAAAAGAACGAATATTACTGGGATAAAGAGAATGTGAAGCTGGACGGTGTTATTTTTAAGATGATTTCGGATACCAATACGGAATACCAGTTGTACCAGTCCGGCGAACTGGACAGCTCCTCCCTTCCTTCCGACATGAGCGATCAGCTGTTTGCCGAAGGCAAGGTGAAAGTGAACGATTCGGCGGGGATTGAATTTTACCGTTTAAACACCACGGTTCCTCCGTTCAATAACTTGAATATTCGCAAGGCCTTTAATTACGCCATTGATCGTCAGAAAATCGTCGATTTGGTGCAGAAGAGAAAACAGAAGCCGGCCGTCGGTTTCGTCTCTTATGGGTTTAAAGATCCGGCCGGCGGGGAATTCCGCGATGTAGGCGGAGCGCTGGTGAAGTACGACCCCGTTGAGGCGAAAAAACTCCTAGAGCAGGGGATGGCGGAATTGGGGCTTAAGACCTTCCCCGAAGTGACCATCACGTATAACACCAGCGATGTGAACCAGAAAAATGCCGAAGCGATCCAGGAAATGTTGAAGGAGAACCTTGGCGTCGAGGTGAAATTGGCCGGAATGGACCGGAAAGTGCTGACCGAAAATCAGAAGAACTTAAACTACCAGATCTCCCGTTCCTCATGGCTCCCTGACTTTGCCGACCCGGTCAATACGCTGGAGATCATGGTCTCGGACAATTCCTCCAACCGTACGGGCTGGAAAAATGAGCGGTTTGATAAGCTGATTAAGGATTCCTATTTGGAACCGGACAATGCCAAGCGGTTCGCTATGTTGCACGAAGCAGAAAAGATCTTGATGGAGGAACTCCCTATCATTCCCCTTTATTTCTACAACAATGTCTATCTGGAAAAAGAGAATGTAACGGGCGTTTTACGGCCGGTCTTTGGCTATATCGACTTTAAATATGCCGATTTGAAGTAG
- a CDS encoding serine hydrolase domain-containing protein has protein sequence MSFGFHPHGVPEGSTEIDREVLDLMNRYKVVGLSIHLINEGKIFWSNSYGWADLGRKIPVRKTTFFRVASISKTVVATALMQQYEQGKFRLDDDIGDALGFPVRNPHHPREKITYRHLLTHTTGLRSDEEMGEVYVRYSMACQCSHPPSLKEVFLPGGAFYTHDLWSPSKPGESFAYSNLGTIILATLLERWSGKRMDLYCRDHIFAPLGMTRSSFHLRDFQNMDDLAVLYEYDPAQNRFTVGTDDLKGRRPEPLDLRDYVPGTTGAVFSPQGGLRTTAGDLAQFLLAHMNDGEHEGVRILSPDTARLMHQTHFINPRSGELFRKIGLQFHITEEFVPGKRMIGHSGEAYGLLSSMYFHKEERFGIIFIMNGSAYGKGRRSGFFDVEEDLSELLYQKQICG, from the coding sequence ATGTCTTTTGGATTTCATCCCCATGGTGTACCGGAGGGAAGCACGGAAATCGACCGAGAGGTACTTGATCTCATGAATCGGTATAAGGTGGTCGGACTATCCATCCATCTGATCAACGAGGGGAAGATTTTTTGGTCCAATTCTTATGGATGGGCGGACCTGGGCCGAAAGATTCCTGTTCGCAAGACGACCTTCTTCCGTGTCGCCTCCATCTCGAAAACGGTGGTGGCAACGGCGCTTATGCAGCAGTATGAACAAGGAAAATTTCGCCTAGACGATGATATCGGCGATGCCCTGGGGTTTCCCGTCAGGAACCCCCACCATCCCCGGGAAAAAATCACCTATCGGCATCTTTTGACCCATACCACCGGCCTTAGGTCCGACGAAGAGATGGGGGAAGTTTATGTCCGCTATTCAATGGCCTGCCAATGCAGTCACCCTCCCTCCCTGAAGGAGGTATTCCTTCCGGGAGGCGCATTTTACACCCATGATCTCTGGTCGCCGTCCAAACCGGGGGAGTCGTTTGCCTATTCCAATCTGGGGACGATCATCCTGGCCACGCTGTTGGAGAGATGGTCGGGGAAACGTATGGATCTTTATTGCAGAGATCATATTTTTGCTCCTTTGGGCATGACCCGATCCAGTTTTCATTTGCGGGATTTTCAAAACATGGATGACCTCGCCGTCTTATACGAGTACGATCCCGCTCAAAATCGGTTTACCGTGGGAACGGACGACCTGAAAGGAAGAAGGCCGGAGCCCCTCGATTTACGGGATTATGTCCCGGGAACCACAGGGGCCGTCTTCTCTCCCCAGGGAGGGCTTCGCACCACGGCAGGGGATTTAGCCCAATTTCTTCTTGCCCATATGAATGACGGGGAGCATGAAGGGGTGCGCATTCTCTCGCCCGATACGGCTCGGCTCATGCATCAAACCCATTTTATCAATCCCCGGTCCGGGGAGCTTTTCCGTAAGATCGGATTGCAGTTTCATATCACGGAGGAGTTTGTTCCCGGCAAGCGAATGATCGGGCATTCCGGGGAAGCGTACGGGTTATTAAGCTCCATGTATTTCCATAAAGAAGAACGGTTCGGAATCATTTTTATCATGAACGGGTCGGCGTACGGTAAGGGCAGGCGTTCCGGTTTTTTTGACGTAGAGGAGGATTTGTCCGAACTTCTCTATCAAAAACAGATCTGCGGTTAG
- a CDS encoding ABC transporter ATP-binding protein: MPSLLEINDLHVSFKTHGGEVKALRGVNLTLNEGETLAIVGESGSGKSVMARSIMRLIPERSGRIIRGSIRYKGRELTALSEKEMRKLRGAEISIIFQDAMTALNPVISVGEQIMEGILRHRKVSRQEARREAVEILGLVGIPNPEIRLKQHIHQLSGGMRQRIMIAIAVACKPSILIADEPTTALDVSIQAQIIRLFKELQQKTGVSILFITHDLGVVAKMADRVGVMYAGRIVESGSVQDIFYHPQHPYTKGLLASMPRIDADRKVPLQPIPGTPPDLYAPPPGCAFALRCKYAMEVCGTIAPKETLIHPDHTVSCWLQDPRAKPIKELVDKRASEPRFLISSK, encoded by the coding sequence ATGCCGAGCTTGCTGGAAATCAATGACCTCCATGTTTCTTTTAAAACGCATGGCGGTGAAGTGAAAGCACTGCGGGGGGTAAACCTTACCTTAAACGAAGGGGAGACGTTGGCGATCGTCGGTGAGTCCGGCAGCGGTAAGAGCGTGATGGCTCGCAGCATCATGCGACTCATCCCCGAACGGAGCGGCCGGATCATCCGGGGAAGCATTCGCTATAAAGGAAGGGAACTAACCGCCTTATCCGAAAAAGAGATGCGAAAGCTGAGGGGTGCGGAGATCTCCATCATCTTCCAGGATGCCATGACCGCCTTAAATCCCGTCATTTCCGTCGGAGAACAGATCATGGAGGGGATCCTGAGGCATCGCAAGGTATCCAGGCAGGAAGCACGGAGAGAAGCGGTGGAGATCCTGGGGCTCGTCGGGATTCCCAATCCGGAAATCCGCCTGAAGCAGCATATTCACCAGCTGAGCGGGGGGATGAGGCAACGGATCATGATCGCCATCGCCGTCGCGTGCAAGCCGTCGATCCTGATCGCCGACGAACCGACCACGGCCCTGGACGTCTCCATCCAGGCACAGATCATCCGGCTCTTCAAAGAGCTGCAGCAGAAGACGGGAGTCTCCATCCTCTTCATCACCCATGATCTTGGGGTGGTGGCGAAGATGGCCGATCGGGTAGGTGTCATGTATGCCGGAAGAATTGTGGAGTCGGGCTCGGTGCAGGATATTTTTTACCACCCCCAGCATCCTTACACGAAAGGTCTCCTGGCATCGATGCCGCGCATTGATGCGGATCGCAAAGTCCCCCTTCAACCCATCCCCGGAACACCGCCCGATCTCTACGCGCCCCCGCCGGGGTGTGCATTTGCCCTGCGATGCAAGTATGCGATGGAGGTTTGCGGTACCATAGCGCCGAAAGAGACGCTGATCCATCCCGACCATACCGTATCTTGCTGGCTGCAGGATCCTCGGGCGAAACCGATTAAGGAACTGGTGGATAAAAGAGCAAGTGAACCGAGGTTTCTCATTTCTTCTAAATAA
- a CDS encoding DinB family protein — MKEHLLELLGYHDWATRKILNHLAKLPSHLYRESMVSVFPSLSQVVNHLYDVDQIWYARINKDFQRVERDLDNIRNALSAFESLHHEMVSFVRTQDPRMTIHYRNSKGESFTNRLEEIIHHIVNHGTYHRGNIAAMLRQLGQTGVSTDYIYYLREMADQS, encoded by the coding sequence ATGAAAGAACATTTATTGGAATTGCTCGGTTATCATGATTGGGCGACACGGAAAATTCTTAACCATTTGGCAAAGCTGCCAAGCCATTTATATCGGGAATCGATGGTCAGTGTTTTTCCGTCTCTCTCGCAGGTTGTGAATCATTTGTACGATGTGGACCAAATCTGGTATGCCCGAATCAACAAGGATTTTCAAAGAGTCGAAAGAGATCTTGACAACATCCGGAACGCCTTGTCCGCATTTGAGAGCCTCCATCATGAGATGGTGAGTTTCGTTCGCACCCAGGATCCCCGGATGACGATTCATTATCGAAACTCGAAAGGAGAAAGTTTTACCAACCGTCTTGAAGAAATCATTCACCATATCGTGAATCACGGGACCTATCATCGTGGAAATATCGCTGCGATGTTAAGGCAGCTGGGGCAAACCGGCGTATCGACGGACTACATTTATTATCTGAGGGAAATGGCAGACCAATCCTAA
- a CDS encoding M55 family metallopeptidase produces the protein MKLYLSVDMEGITGLVDPTFIDSDKRHYTRGQEIMTAEANHVIEAALEEGVKEVIVNDSHSKMNNLLIEKLHPEARLISGDVKPFSMVQGLDGRFSGAIFLGYHARAARRGVLSHTMIFGVRNMYINGVAIGELGFNAYVAGYYGIPVWMVAGDDQTAAEAEELIPGVTTAAVKTYISRTSALCLTPQKTAQLLREKTKEAIARRDRVKPLIPPDNPVLSIEFANFGQAEWAHLMPGTEMDLGSPVVHFRAKNILEAYQGMLVMTELAMRTTFS, from the coding sequence GTGAAACTTTATCTATCTGTCGATATGGAGGGAATTACCGGATTGGTTGATCCCACCTTCATCGATTCGGATAAACGTCATTACACCCGCGGCCAGGAGATTATGACGGCGGAAGCCAATCATGTGATAGAAGCGGCATTGGAGGAAGGGGTAAAGGAGGTTATCGTAAACGACAGCCACTCCAAAATGAACAATCTGTTGATTGAGAAACTTCATCCGGAGGCACGCCTTATCTCGGGGGATGTGAAGCCTTTTTCCATGGTTCAGGGACTGGACGGGAGATTCTCCGGCGCGATTTTTCTGGGATATCATGCACGGGCGGCCCGCAGAGGGGTTTTAAGTCACACGATGATCTTCGGTGTGCGGAATATGTACATCAATGGGGTGGCGATAGGGGAGCTGGGCTTTAATGCCTATGTGGCGGGTTATTACGGGATTCCGGTCTGGATGGTGGCAGGGGATGATCAAACCGCGGCGGAGGCGGAGGAACTGATTCCGGGCGTAACGACGGCGGCGGTGAAGACCTATATCTCCCGTACCTCCGCACTTTGCCTCACGCCGCAGAAAACCGCCCAACTTTTGCGGGAGAAAACGAAAGAGGCGATTGCCCGCCGCGACCGGGTAAAGCCGTTAATTCCTCCGGATAACCCGGTGCTTAGCATAGAATTTGCCAACTTTGGCCAGGCCGAATGGGCGCACCTCATGCCGGGGACGGAGATGGATCTGGGTTCCCCTGTGGTTCATTTCCGGGCGAAAAATATCCTGGAAGCTTATCAAGGGATGTTGGTGATGACCGAACTGGCGATGCGGACAACCTTTAGTTAA
- a CDS encoding ABC transporter permease, whose product MAGYLARKLVSMLITLWLIVTATFFLMHAVPGSPFDKEGKALGETVRKNLMEHYNLDKPLWEQYLLYLKSLVSFDLGPSIANPTDTVNGMIARSFPVSFTIGLIALSFAIVAGVGLGTVAALRHNRVIDQVAMVIAVLGIAVPNFVIASLLIKYVAVTWHLLPAATWGTWKHAVLPSLALATGPLAIIARFTRANMLEVLNQEYIETARAKGLSPLTVVVKHAMRNAILPVITLLGPMLANVLTGSFVIEKIFAIPGMGKYFVDSVGNRDYAVIMGTTVFYSALLIFLIFLVDIAYGVVDPRMKLHRREG is encoded by the coding sequence ATGGCCGGATACTTAGCACGAAAACTGGTTTCTATGCTGATTACGTTATGGCTCATTGTCACGGCCACCTTTTTTCTCATGCATGCCGTACCCGGCTCTCCTTTTGACAAGGAAGGAAAGGCCTTAGGGGAAACCGTGAGGAAGAATTTAATGGAGCACTACAACCTGGATAAGCCCTTGTGGGAACAATACCTTCTCTACCTGAAATCCCTCGTTTCTTTTGACTTAGGCCCTTCCATCGCCAACCCAACCGATACGGTAAACGGTATGATCGCCCGGTCGTTTCCCGTTTCCTTCACGATCGGGCTCATCGCCCTTTCCTTTGCCATCGTGGCCGGTGTAGGTCTGGGTACGGTGGCCGCCCTGCGGCACAACCGCGTCATTGACCAGGTGGCGATGGTGATTGCCGTATTGGGCATTGCCGTACCCAATTTCGTCATCGCCTCCCTCCTGATTAAATATGTGGCGGTAACGTGGCACCTTTTACCCGCCGCTACGTGGGGAACTTGGAAACATGCGGTTTTGCCTTCGCTCGCCTTGGCCACCGGCCCCTTAGCGATTATCGCCCGGTTCACCCGGGCCAACATGTTGGAGGTCTTAAATCAGGAATATATCGAGACCGCCAGGGCAAAGGGACTCTCTCCTTTGACCGTCGTGGTAAAGCATGCGATGCGGAATGCGATCCTTCCGGTGATTACGCTTCTTGGGCCGATGCTGGCCAATGTCCTGACAGGGAGTTTTGTCATCGAGAAAATCTTCGCCATCCCCGGTATGGGCAAATACTTTGTGGATAGCGTAGGAAACCGTGATTATGCCGTCATCATGGGGACGACGGTCTTCTATAGCGCTCTTTTGATCTTTCTCATCTTTCTGGTGGACATCGCATATGGCGTGGTTGATCCCCGAATGAAATTGCACAGGAGGGAGGGTTAA
- a CDS encoding NlpC/P60 family protein yields MNQASMAGKERIISVSVATVWTSPDSPRDKDRSALLNPVDLYGWFARMDDGDRLDLYTGNRIQTQALYGTRVILLEERGDWAKIAIPDQPTPKNPLGYPGWIPTCQLSPVLPEMEEKRHGVAMVTAHKTNLYSTEKEPGIELSFLTRLPILNPGEDWITVATPHGPRLLRKEDVTVVASEGDKGEGQTTGIEIGEALVKTAKRFLGLRYLWGGLSAYGYDCSGFVYSVYKAHGIIIPRDSSVQSEHGRKIGRDELLPGDLLFFAHEEGKGRVHHVGMYIGNNRMIHSPDTSSCVEIVSLAGYKLEKEHAISRRYV; encoded by the coding sequence TTGAATCAGGCATCAATGGCAGGAAAGGAAAGAATCATATCGGTCTCCGTAGCCACGGTCTGGACATCCCCGGATTCCCCTAGGGATAAGGACCGCAGCGCGTTGCTCAATCCCGTCGATCTCTACGGCTGGTTCGCCCGGATGGATGATGGGGATAGGCTTGATTTATATACCGGCAATCGTATACAAACGCAGGCGCTTTATGGGACTCGGGTTATTCTCTTGGAAGAGAGGGGGGATTGGGCAAAAATTGCCATTCCCGATCAGCCGACGCCGAAGAACCCCCTCGGCTATCCGGGATGGATTCCAACCTGTCAGTTATCCCCCGTGCTTCCCGAGATGGAGGAGAAAAGGCACGGCGTTGCGATGGTTACCGCTCACAAGACGAATCTCTATTCTACGGAGAAAGAACCGGGGATTGAACTGAGTTTCCTCACCCGGCTTCCGATCCTAAACCCGGGGGAAGACTGGATTACCGTGGCGACGCCGCACGGACCTCGGCTCCTTCGTAAGGAAGATGTGACGGTAGTTGCTTCCGAAGGGGATAAGGGGGAAGGGCAAACGACCGGGATCGAAATCGGTGAAGCGTTGGTAAAGACCGCAAAACGTTTCCTCGGCCTCCGCTATCTCTGGGGCGGGCTTTCGGCGTACGGTTACGATTGCTCAGGATTTGTTTATTCGGTTTACAAGGCTCATGGGATCATCATCCCGAGGGACTCTTCCGTCCAATCGGAGCATGGCAGGAAGATCGGGAGGGATGAATTACTCCCGGGGGATCTTCTCTTCTTTGCCCACGAAGAAGGGAAGGGGAGGGTTCACCATGTGGGGATGTATATCGGGAATAACCGAATGATTCACTCTCCCGACACATCGAGCTGCGTGGAAATCGTATCCCTTGCGGGATATAAGCTGGAAAAGGAACACGCCATATCGAGAAGGTATGTTTGA
- a CDS encoding ABC transporter permease translates to MEAPDHLFVLMNKDQAAAEAIVRPQLPYLWEVWLRLLKNKPAVFGLVTILLIALLAIFGPFLTPYTYDKQVLLQANLPPSAEHWFGTDHLGRDVFARILYGAKISLFIGLMAALIDFFIGVIYGGVAGYVGGKTDEIMMRFVDILYGLPYLLVVILLMVVMGPGLATIIVALTATGWIGMARIIRGQVMQLKNSDYVLAARTMGAGTWYIIRRHLLPNTMGIIIVQITFTVPSAIFAEAFLSFIGLGIQPPLASWGVMANDGLPTILSGHWWRLFFPSFFISLTVLAFNLLGDGLQEAFDPKQRR, encoded by the coding sequence ATGGAGGCGCCCGATCATTTATTTGTTCTCATGAACAAAGATCAAGCCGCCGCAGAGGCGATCGTCCGGCCCCAGCTCCCTTACCTGTGGGAGGTGTGGCTCCGGTTATTGAAGAACAAACCGGCCGTCTTTGGCCTCGTCACCATTTTGCTCATCGCCCTCTTAGCCATCTTCGGGCCATTCCTTACGCCTTATACCTATGATAAGCAGGTTCTTCTGCAAGCCAATCTGCCCCCATCGGCGGAACATTGGTTTGGCACCGATCATTTAGGGCGGGATGTCTTTGCCCGGATCCTGTACGGCGCGAAGATTTCCTTATTTATCGGCCTGATGGCGGCCTTGATCGATTTTTTCATCGGGGTGATCTATGGCGGAGTGGCCGGATATGTGGGGGGAAAAACCGATGAGATCATGATGAGGTTTGTGGACATTTTGTATGGACTGCCTTATCTGTTGGTCGTTATCCTGCTCATGGTGGTGATGGGTCCGGGGCTTGCCACCATCATTGTGGCGCTTACGGCGACGGGATGGATCGGAATGGCGCGTATCATCCGAGGCCAGGTGATGCAGCTTAAGAATTCGGATTATGTGTTGGCGGCCAGGACGATGGGGGCAGGGACGTGGTATATCATCCGGCGCCACCTGCTCCCGAACACGATGGGAATCATCATCGTGCAGATTACCTTTACCGTCCCCTCCGCCATCTTCGCCGAAGCCTTTTTAAGTTTTATCGGCTTAGGGATTCAGCCCCCTTTGGCCAGTTGGGGAGTGATGGCCAATGACGGTTTGCCGACCATTCTTTCCGGACATTGGTGGCGGCTCTTTTTTCCCTCCTTTTTCATATCATTGACGGTGCTGGCCTTTAACTTGTTGGGGGATGGCTTGCAAGAGGCCTTCGACCCGAAACAGAGGAGGTGA
- the pepT gene encoding peptidase T — protein MDELKQEIVERFFTYVKVDTQSNEEKSTCPSTPGQFTLARMLVDELKKIGMEEVTLDENGYVMATLPANTNKQIPTIGFLAHLDTSPDFTGAHVNPKIIEHYDGGEILLNEALHIVMSPHDFPQLADYKGHTLITTDGTTLLGADDKAGIAEIMTAMSYLIAHPEIKHGKVRVAFTPDEEIGRGPHKFDVAAFHANFAYTMDGGPLGELEYESFNAASAKITIKGKNIHPGTAKGKMVNSMKIAMELHRRLPEKEAPEYTEGYEGFYHLNSFQGDVEQTKLHYLIRDFDREAFHARKAALEKIVNEFKEKYGEDKILLDMKDQYYNMREKIEPVKEIVEIAHQAMVNLGIKPIVKPIRGGTDGSQLSYMGLPTPNIFAGGENFHGKYEFISVENMVKATQVIIEILKLFEQRGT, from the coding sequence ATGGATGAATTAAAACAAGAAATCGTTGAACGGTTCTTCACGTATGTAAAAGTGGATACCCAGTCCAATGAAGAGAAGAGCACCTGCCCCTCCACACCGGGCCAGTTCACCTTGGCCCGCATGCTCGTGGATGAGTTGAAAAAAATCGGTATGGAAGAGGTGACCCTGGATGAAAATGGGTATGTAATGGCTACACTGCCGGCCAATACGAACAAGCAGATCCCCACCATCGGCTTTTTGGCCCACCTGGACACTTCTCCCGACTTCACGGGCGCCCATGTGAATCCGAAGATTATTGAACATTACGACGGAGGAGAAATCCTCCTCAACGAAGCATTACATATCGTGATGTCGCCGCACGATTTCCCCCAACTTGCCGATTACAAAGGGCATACCCTCATTACCACCGACGGAACGACCCTCCTCGGCGCAGACGACAAGGCCGGCATTGCGGAAATTATGACCGCCATGTCTTACCTGATCGCCCATCCGGAAATCAAACACGGAAAAGTGAGGGTCGCTTTTACCCCCGATGAGGAGATCGGCAGAGGTCCGCATAAATTCGATGTGGCCGCCTTTCATGCCAATTTCGCCTATACGATGGATGGCGGACCCCTGGGAGAATTGGAGTATGAAAGCTTTAATGCAGCTTCCGCCAAAATCACGATCAAGGGAAAAAACATTCATCCCGGAACGGCTAAGGGGAAGATGGTAAACTCCATGAAGATTGCCATGGAATTGCACCGTCGTCTACCCGAAAAGGAAGCTCCGGAATATACCGAAGGCTATGAGGGTTTTTATCATCTCAACTCGTTTCAAGGAGATGTGGAACAGACGAAACTGCACTACCTTATCCGGGATTTTGACAGGGAAGCATTTCATGCCCGCAAAGCAGCCTTGGAAAAGATCGTAAATGAATTCAAGGAGAAATACGGAGAAGATAAGATCTTGCTGGATATGAAAGACCAATATTACAACATGAGGGAAAAGATTGAACCGGTGAAGGAGATCGTCGAGATTGCCCATCAGGCGATGGTCAACCTGGGGATAAAACCCATCGTGAAGCCGATCCGTGGCGGAACCGACGGCTCCCAGCTTTCCTATATGGGGCTGCCCACGCCCAATATCTTCGCGGGTGGCGAAAATTTCCATGGAAAGTACGAATTTATTTCGGTTGAGAATATGGTAAAGGCAACCCAGGTCATCATTGAAATCCTAAAGCTGTTTGAACAACGGGGGACATAA
- a CDS encoding S66 peptidase family protein, whose translation MEKVLKPAPLAKGDAVGVVAPASPPNPEKAERAAALLENFGLRVHFGRSLTRKYGYLAGTDEERLDELHEMFADRNIKGIFCAGGGYGSGRIASHINYDLIRANPKIFWGYSDITFLLNAIFQRTGLITFHGPMLSSDLGEEEIHPLTLQSFRQAFHPQEITYTEEISPLQVLVEGEAEGRIVGGNLSLLTSTLGTPFEIDSKGKLLLIEEIDEEPYRIDRMLNQLKMAGKLEEAAGFLLCDFNNCGPRKRKESLTLEQLFDYYIKPIGKPAMSGFKIGHCSPHIAIPVGARGRLTTGSKMFITVEAGVEG comes from the coding sequence ATGGAAAAGGTTCTAAAACCTGCCCCGCTTGCAAAAGGAGATGCCGTCGGGGTGGTTGCGCCGGCGAGCCCGCCCAATCCGGAAAAGGCGGAGAGGGCGGCCGCACTTTTGGAAAACTTCGGGTTAAGGGTTCATTTCGGCCGTTCTCTGACGCGGAAGTATGGATACCTGGCGGGAACCGATGAAGAGAGACTCGATGAACTGCACGAGATGTTTGCGGATCGGAATATAAAAGGCATCTTCTGCGCCGGCGGCGGATATGGGAGCGGTCGAATCGCTTCTCATATCAATTATGATCTGATTAGAGCCAATCCGAAGATTTTCTGGGGATACAGCGACATTACTTTTCTATTAAATGCCATCTTCCAACGGACAGGGCTAATCACCTTTCATGGGCCCATGTTAAGTTCCGATCTGGGAGAGGAGGAGATCCATCCCCTCACCCTGCAATCCTTCCGCCAAGCCTTTCATCCTCAGGAGATCACTTACACCGAGGAGATTTCTCCCTTGCAGGTTTTGGTGGAAGGAGAGGCGGAAGGAAGAATCGTAGGGGGCAATCTCTCTCTATTAACGAGTACCTTAGGTACCCCTTTTGAGATTGATTCAAAAGGAAAGCTATTATTGATTGAGGAGATCGATGAGGAACCCTACCGCATAGACCGGATGCTGAACCAACTGAAGATGGCCGGGAAACTGGAGGAAGCCGCAGGGTTTCTGTTATGCGATTTCAATAACTGCGGGCCTCGAAAAAGGAAGGAGTCTCTTACGCTGGAGCAGTTATTCGATTATTACATTAAACCGATCGGAAAACCGGCCATGTCGGGCTTTAAGATCGGACATTGCTCACCCCATATAGCTATCCCCGTCGGAGCGAGAGGGAGACTTACGACCGGGAGCAAGATGTTTATAACGGTAGAGGCGGGGGTTGAAGGTTAA
- a CDS encoding DUF1294 domain-containing protein: protein MISPIEAVIASILIFINLLGLILMGFDKRKAERGGRRVPEKTFFLLSALGGAFGVWLGMRFFRHKTKHFRFLLWIPVFFFLQILLFYFYYDHRFM, encoded by the coding sequence ATGATTTCTCCGATTGAAGCGGTAATTGCATCCATCCTGATTTTCATAAATCTCCTGGGGCTTATCCTCATGGGGTTTGATAAACGAAAAGCCGAACGGGGAGGAAGAAGGGTCCCTGAGAAGACGTTTTTTCTCCTCTCGGCTTTAGGCGGAGCTTTTGGAGTTTGGCTCGGCATGAGATTTTTCCGGCATAAGACGAAACATTTTCGCTTTCTTCTGTGGATTCCGGTTTTCTTTTTTTTGCAGATCCTCTTATTCTATTTTTATTACGACCATCGGTTTATGTAA